One Roseimaritima multifibrata DNA window includes the following coding sequences:
- a CDS encoding DUF2271 domain-containing protein has product MKRFAYIAAILFLCSGSTATISNAEEMELSVEIPQLNVSEYHRPYVGIWIEDSKNQHVRNLAVWYQMREGKEGHGTKWLPDLRQWWRKSGRTLDVPVDGVTSATRPVGKQTLTFTDSDPHLKGLAAGNYTLVVEAVREVGGREMIKIPFTWPASASQQASKKGSRELGMVELSIKP; this is encoded by the coding sequence ATGAAACGCTTTGCCTATATCGCTGCGATCCTGTTCCTTTGCAGTGGTTCGACAGCAACGATTTCCAACGCCGAAGAGATGGAACTGAGCGTTGAAATTCCCCAGCTGAATGTCTCGGAATACCATCGCCCTTACGTCGGGATTTGGATCGAAGATTCCAAGAACCAACACGTTCGCAATCTGGCGGTCTGGTATCAGATGCGAGAGGGCAAAGAAGGACATGGCACCAAGTGGTTGCCAGACCTTCGGCAGTGGTGGCGAAAATCGGGCCGCACCTTGGACGTTCCCGTGGACGGCGTCACCAGTGCAACGCGTCCGGTCGGCAAACAGACTCTAACTTTCACCGACTCCGATCCACATTTAAAGGGACTGGCTGCCGGCAATTACACGCTGGTTGTCGAAGCAGTGCGTGAAGTTGGCGGACGCGAGATGATCAAAATCCCGTTCACCTGGCCCGCTTCCGCCTCTCAACAGGCCTCTAAAAAAGGTAGCCGCGAACTGGGGATGGTGGAACTTTCCATCAAGCCTTAA
- a CDS encoding M3 family metallopeptidase has product MTKRPPCSRAVRIRKCFQTSLALTFVLSSVVSAAPPKEENPVPESIPMLQEWTGPYGGVPPWNEVRPSDYNAAFDAAIAKASSDIDAIANQSEPATFDNTILRLEEAGQSLNRLQSLFGVSSSNLNLGPIPDIERSVVPKLSEYEDSVTQNQALFQRIATVFDNPDPNWSTAQKRLVDDYYKQFVRQGAKLDRADKAKLSQINKRLARLFTDFSQNILADEAGFVTWIEDEDRLKGLPESLVSAMAAAAKQKGKEGQWAITNTRSSMDPFLTYSADRELREIVWRNYYSRGDNGDEHDNNEIIAEILKLRAQRAKLLGYKSHAHWRLEPQMAKTPENAMELMLKVWPKAVARVAEEVADMQAIADEELGAGAIEIEPWDYRYYAEKVRKAKYDLDFNEVKPYLQLDKLRDGMMWAAGELYGMQFKQVHGLPVFHPDVTVWEVTDPDGKLIGLWYLDPYAREGKRSGAWMTAYRIQKNIDKPITPIVSNNSNFVKGADGETVLISWDDAVTLFHEFGHALHGLCSDVQYPSQAGTSVARDYVEFPSQINEHWLSTPEVLNKFAVHYETGEPMPQALLDKIEKASTFNQGFATVEYLASALVDMKLHLVPDGDIDPDAFEKETLEELGMPSSIVMRHRTPQFSHIFSGDSYSAGYYSYLWADALTADAAEAFEEAGSYYDKPTVKRLYENVMSVGDTIDPAAGFQAFRGRDVDTAALLRKRGFPVE; this is encoded by the coding sequence ATGACTAAACGCCCTCCCTGCTCACGGGCCGTTCGCATTCGCAAGTGCTTTCAAACCTCGCTTGCGTTGACATTCGTTTTATCTTCTGTTGTTTCTGCTGCACCGCCCAAAGAAGAAAACCCCGTGCCTGAATCGATCCCCATGCTGCAAGAATGGACCGGCCCCTACGGAGGCGTCCCCCCTTGGAACGAAGTCCGCCCAAGCGACTACAACGCGGCCTTTGATGCTGCAATCGCTAAAGCGAGCTCCGACATCGACGCGATCGCAAACCAAAGCGAACCGGCGACGTTCGACAACACCATTCTTCGGCTGGAAGAAGCCGGCCAATCGCTGAACCGTCTGCAGTCACTGTTTGGGGTTTCGTCTTCGAATCTGAACCTGGGCCCCATCCCGGACATCGAACGTTCCGTCGTCCCTAAACTGTCAGAATACGAGGATAGCGTTACCCAAAACCAAGCCTTGTTCCAGCGAATCGCCACGGTTTTCGACAATCCAGATCCAAACTGGAGCACCGCCCAGAAACGATTGGTCGATGACTATTACAAACAGTTCGTTCGTCAGGGTGCCAAACTAGACCGCGCCGACAAAGCCAAACTGTCGCAGATCAACAAACGTTTGGCCCGGCTATTTACAGATTTCAGCCAAAACATCCTGGCTGATGAAGCCGGTTTCGTCACTTGGATCGAAGACGAAGATCGGCTTAAGGGGTTGCCGGAAAGTCTTGTTTCCGCGATGGCAGCGGCCGCCAAACAAAAGGGGAAAGAGGGCCAATGGGCGATCACCAACACCCGTTCCTCGATGGATCCCTTTTTGACCTATTCGGCCGATCGTGAACTGCGGGAAATCGTCTGGCGCAACTATTACAGCCGAGGCGACAACGGTGACGAACATGACAACAACGAAATCATCGCCGAAATCCTAAAGCTGCGAGCTCAGCGAGCAAAACTACTCGGCTACAAATCGCACGCGCACTGGCGTCTTGAACCACAGATGGCGAAGACTCCCGAAAATGCGATGGAGCTAATGCTAAAGGTATGGCCCAAAGCGGTTGCTCGTGTTGCCGAGGAAGTCGCCGACATGCAAGCGATCGCCGACGAGGAACTGGGTGCCGGAGCGATCGAGATCGAACCTTGGGACTATCGCTATTACGCCGAAAAAGTACGCAAAGCCAAATACGACTTGGACTTCAACGAAGTCAAACCATATTTGCAACTGGATAAGCTGCGTGACGGCATGATGTGGGCTGCCGGTGAACTATACGGAATGCAGTTCAAACAAGTCCACGGACTGCCCGTTTTCCATCCCGATGTGACCGTTTGGGAAGTGACCGATCCAGACGGAAAACTGATCGGATTGTGGTACCTCGATCCATACGCCCGAGAAGGAAAACGGAGCGGAGCCTGGATGACGGCCTACCGAATCCAGAAGAACATCGACAAACCGATCACCCCGATCGTTTCGAACAACTCCAATTTTGTCAAAGGTGCCGACGGCGAAACCGTGCTGATCTCCTGGGATGATGCCGTCACCCTGTTCCATGAATTTGGGCATGCCCTGCACGGGCTTTGCTCCGACGTTCAGTACCCGTCTCAAGCGGGAACTTCGGTCGCCCGCGACTATGTCGAATTCCCGTCACAGATCAACGAGCACTGGCTTTCGACCCCCGAAGTCCTTAATAAATTTGCAGTGCATTACGAAACGGGTGAACCGATGCCGCAAGCTTTGCTGGACAAGATCGAGAAGGCGTCAACCTTTAACCAAGGGTTTGCAACCGTCGAATACCTGGCAAGTGCATTGGTCGACATGAAATTGCATCTTGTCCCAGACGGTGACATCGATCCAGACGCCTTTGAAAAAGAGACGCTTGAGGAACTGGGGATGCCATCATCGATCGTGATGCGTCACCGCACGCCGCAGTTCTCCCACATCTTCTCGGGCGACAGTTATTCCGCCGGTTACTACAGTTACCTGTGGGCCGATGCGTTAACCGCGGACGC
- a CDS encoding PepSY-associated TM helix domain-containing protein — protein MNPPGQIRRSFWLRTMIHWHWISSAICLVAMIGFSATGITLNHASQISVEPSIDNRNRSIPEAFRYDSFPDTPPENAPLPAELAAWLSSELAVSIGSQPAEWSEDEIYLSLPRPGGDAWLSIDRVSGDLEFERTDRGWISYFNDLHKGRNTGPAWSWFLDVFAIATLVFCFTGLGLLFLHARQRKWTWPLIGLGLVIPLLLAFLFIH, from the coding sequence ATGAATCCGCCTGGACAAATTCGGCGCAGCTTTTGGCTGCGTACCATGATTCATTGGCACTGGATCAGCTCTGCGATCTGCCTGGTTGCAATGATCGGTTTTTCGGCCACCGGGATCACGCTAAACCATGCATCGCAGATCAGCGTAGAACCTTCGATCGACAATCGAAACCGAAGCATCCCCGAAGCCTTTCGATACGATTCATTTCCCGACACCCCACCGGAAAACGCTCCGTTACCAGCCGAACTTGCCGCGTGGTTGAGCAGCGAACTAGCCGTTTCCATCGGTTCCCAGCCTGCCGAGTGGAGCGAAGACGAAATCTATTTATCGCTGCCTCGACCTGGTGGAGACGCATGGCTGAGCATCGACCGAGTCAGCGGCGACCTGGAATTCGAACGAACCGATCGCGGCTGGATTTCCTACTTCAACGACCTTCATAAAGGGCGGAACACGGGCCCCGCCTGGAGCTGGTTCCTAGACGTTTTTGCAATTGCCACGTTGGTCTTCTGTTTCACCGGGCTGGGATTGTTATTCCTTCACGCCCGTCAACGGAAATGGACATGGCCTTTGATTGGCCTGGGACTGGTCATTCCATTGCTATTGGCCTTTTTGTTTATCCACTAA
- a CDS encoding DUF4198 domain-containing protein — translation MKRASILAVLFVVALPLIASAHKVWIRPSQTVLSGNDPWVTFDAAVSNDLFFFNHFPLRLDNLVITAPDGSQVEAENQATGKYRSVFDLQLAQQGTYRVSVINDGLFASWEADGERKRWRGSVDAFASEVPANATNLKVTQNFSRVETYVTNGQPNDAALKPSGKGIELISLSHPNDQYAGEEARFRVLVEGKPAEGLEFEIIRGGIRYRNAQEETLVTTDANGEFAVTWKEPGMYWLETSSSDEKTTVAEASSRRLSYVGTLEVLPQ, via the coding sequence ATGAAACGTGCATCGATCTTAGCAGTGTTGTTTGTGGTTGCCTTGCCGCTAATCGCCTCGGCCCACAAGGTCTGGATTCGCCCCTCCCAAACGGTTCTCTCGGGCAATGATCCATGGGTTACCTTTGATGCCGCGGTATCGAACGACCTATTCTTTTTCAACCACTTCCCGCTACGCCTGGACAACTTGGTCATTACCGCCCCCGATGGCAGCCAAGTCGAAGCCGAAAACCAAGCGACCGGAAAGTACCGCAGCGTTTTTGACCTACAGCTAGCCCAACAAGGCACCTACCGCGTCTCCGTCATCAACGACGGACTCTTCGCAAGCTGGGAAGCCGACGGAGAACGCAAACGTTGGCGTGGATCCGTCGACGCGTTTGCCAGCGAAGTTCCAGCCAATGCAACCAACCTGAAAGTGACTCAAAACTTTAGCCGCGTCGAAACCTATGTCACCAACGGGCAACCAAACGACGCCGCCCTGAAACCATCGGGCAAAGGGATTGAATTGATTTCGCTGTCTCATCCCAATGACCAGTACGCCGGCGAAGAAGCACGCTTCCGGGTCCTGGTGGAAGGCAAACCAGCGGAAGGCCTGGAATTCGAAATCATTCGAGGCGGAATTCGCTATCGCAACGCTCAAGAAGAAACCCTGGTAACCACCGACGCCAATGGCGAATTCGCCGTGACCTGGAAAGAACCAGGCATGTACTGGTTGGAAACATCCAGCTCCGACGAAAAAACGACGGTTGCGGAAGCCAGTTCACGCCGCTTGAGTTACGTAGGAACGCTAGAAGTCCTGCCTCAGTAG
- a CDS encoding class II fumarate hydratase has protein sequence MTDFRTEHDSMGDVQVPADAYYGAQTQRAVENFPISGWRLPAAMISAMGLVKLACATANRDLGKLTGSGKNPLDDQAVECLLQATREITEGKLGDQFPIDVFQTGSGTSSNMNLNEVISNRAIEIAGGDRLAVEKPIHPNDHVNMGQSTNDTFPTAIHVAVGRQIHSDLIPALQKLHTALSAKAAAWDKVIKIGRTHLMDATPLRLGQEFGGFARQIELSIERAQRAADAVMELPVGGTAVGSGINTHPEFGKRVAAVLAAETGLPFVEAVNHFEANAQRDAIVDSHGSLKTIAQTLFNVANNIRWLGSGPRCGFYEVQIPTRQPGSSIMPGKVNPVMCESLMQLSARVVGNDGCITMSGAAGGNFQLNIMMPVMAHTILESIQLLAAGSDAFVEFCIEGMEANVESCEASVEQSLSMVTSLNPLIGYETAAKLAKEAFASGETIRDLCRSKGILDEQVLKDALDPWSMTEPQA, from the coding sequence ATGACGGATTTCCGTACCGAACACGATTCAATGGGGGACGTTCAGGTCCCAGCCGATGCCTATTATGGGGCTCAAACCCAACGCGCTGTTGAGAATTTCCCGATCAGCGGCTGGCGTCTGCCCGCCGCGATGATCTCAGCAATGGGCTTGGTAAAACTCGCCTGTGCGACCGCCAACCGAGACCTCGGCAAACTGACCGGATCAGGGAAAAACCCACTAGACGATCAAGCTGTCGAGTGCCTTCTACAGGCGACCCGCGAAATCACCGAAGGAAAACTGGGCGATCAATTTCCGATCGATGTTTTCCAGACTGGTAGCGGTACCAGCAGCAACATGAACCTAAACGAAGTGATCAGTAATCGGGCCATTGAAATCGCCGGTGGCGACCGCTTGGCAGTCGAAAAACCGATTCATCCCAATGACCACGTGAATATGGGACAAAGTACCAACGATACTTTCCCCACCGCAATCCACGTGGCGGTAGGTCGCCAAATCCATTCCGATCTGATTCCTGCGTTGCAGAAATTGCACACAGCGCTGAGCGCCAAAGCGGCGGCTTGGGACAAAGTCATCAAGATCGGCCGCACCCACTTAATGGATGCGACTCCGCTCCGACTTGGCCAAGAATTTGGTGGGTTTGCCCGCCAGATTGAACTATCGATCGAACGTGCCCAGCGTGCCGCCGACGCGGTCATGGAACTGCCCGTAGGAGGAACCGCCGTAGGAAGCGGAATCAATACCCACCCTGAATTCGGCAAACGGGTTGCCGCCGTACTTGCCGCGGAAACGGGTCTTCCGTTTGTGGAAGCGGTCAATCATTTCGAAGCGAACGCGCAGCGGGACGCGATCGTTGATTCCCACGGTAGTTTGAAGACAATCGCCCAGACGCTGTTCAACGTGGCCAACAATATTCGCTGGCTGGGAAGTGGGCCTCGTTGCGGTTTCTATGAAGTCCAGATCCCGACCCGCCAGCCCGGCAGTTCGATCATGCCTGGCAAAGTCAATCCAGTGATGTGCGAATCATTGATGCAGTTATCCGCTCGTGTCGTCGGCAATGATGGCTGCATCACGATGTCAGGAGCCGCCGGCGGTAATTTCCAATTGAACATCATGATGCCAGTAATGGCTCATACGATCCTGGAATCGATCCAATTGCTGGCAGCAGGTTCCGACGCGTTTGTTGAATTCTGCATTGAGGGAATGGAAGCCAACGTCGAATCATGCGAGGCGTCTGTCGAGCAAAGCCTGTCGATGGTCACCAGCCTTAACCCTTTGATCGGCTATGAAACCGCGGCCAAATTGGCCAAAGAGGCCTTCGCATCGGGTGAAACCATTCGCGACCTTTGCCGCAGCAAAGGGATTTTGGATGAACAGGTCCTAAAGGACGCTTTGGATCCTTGGTCGATGACCGAACCGCAAGCCTAA
- a CDS encoding DUF1559 domain-containing protein — translation MSRFSSPTSPSSQARGFTLVELLVVIAIIGVLVGLLLPAVQAAREAARRMQCKNNVKQIALGMTMHEHTFGHYPYSRTGSLWRILDFVEQSTLADTFNEAKHPNYAIPTSSEYRWGYNASIGTDWSNKADLVVAAGTSLSVFQCPSATGTRTVEDSGVALGVADYTTPRVPALRPVGHPLYYQSGEPQMQFSTAMTPASGSRNRNPLNKGGKARDITDGLSNTMMYYECVGSPELFVRGKVAALTGGASLAWAGRGDGVKMRAYASDNLTADTSGSNRGLSSSGDPTMPDTPTDCSASSAWEATIDTCGNYSVMNHTNKSQPYSFHSGTVNVGMCDGSSRSLSETVDIGVFLNLMLRNDGQVLGEY, via the coding sequence ATGTCTCGATTTAGCTCCCCCACGTCTCCATCTTCTCAAGCCCGTGGCTTTACACTCGTCGAATTATTGGTGGTGATCGCCATCATCGGTGTTTTGGTCGGGTTGTTGCTTCCCGCCGTGCAGGCTGCCCGCGAAGCAGCACGCCGCATGCAGTGCAAAAACAACGTGAAACAAATCGCGTTGGGAATGACGATGCACGAGCATACGTTTGGGCACTACCCTTATTCTCGAACAGGTTCGCTGTGGCGTATTCTCGACTTCGTCGAGCAATCGACTTTGGCAGACACCTTCAACGAAGCCAAGCATCCCAATTACGCGATTCCGACCTCCAGTGAATACCGCTGGGGTTACAACGCCAGCATTGGAACGGACTGGAGCAACAAAGCGGACCTGGTCGTGGCAGCGGGAACCTCTTTGAGCGTTTTCCAGTGCCCCAGTGCGACCGGCACGCGGACGGTGGAAGACAGTGGCGTGGCGCTTGGCGTCGCGGACTACACAACCCCTCGCGTCCCTGCGCTGCGTCCAGTCGGGCACCCCCTGTATTACCAGAGTGGTGAGCCTCAAATGCAATTCAGCACTGCGATGACCCCCGCCTCGGGATCACGAAATCGCAATCCGCTGAATAAAGGTGGTAAGGCTAGAGACATCACCGATGGGTTAAGCAACACGATGATGTACTACGAATGTGTCGGTTCGCCCGAACTCTTTGTCCGAGGAAAAGTCGCGGCCTTGACCGGGGGTGCGAGCCTTGCATGGGCAGGTCGCGGGGACGGCGTCAAAATGCGTGCTTACGCTTCTGACAACCTAACAGCCGATACGTCGGGATCGAATCGGGGCCTGTCGTCGTCGGGCGACCCGACGATGCCGGACACGCCGACGGACTGTTCGGCATCCAGTGCCTGGGAAGCGACGATCGACACCTGTGGGAACTACAGCGTGATGAACCACACCAACAAAAGCCAACCCTACAGTTTCCACTCAGGAACCGTGAATGTCGGCATGTGTGATGGTTCTTCGCGGTCGCTCAGCGAGACCGTTGACATCGGCGTTTTCCTAAACTTAATGCTCCGCAACGACGGCCAGGTTCTGGGCGAATACTAA
- a CDS encoding sulfite reductase subunit alpha, whose protein sequence is MTDKPPLKISPATIGNATALLLLAGVMLLFLPLTKGNWWIASPPQERWWIACGVLILYIGLCRWSFRKRPNRRTSESLSGRDREAVLVAYASQSGFAYELAEQTANSLRSGGIATHLVALEQINRQQLEEGGRLLLLASTTGEGDPPDHTHSFVRDVLGDSVDLASLEFGLLAIGDRAYEQFCAFGHRLNQWLCDQNAQPLFDLIEVDNADPVALQQWQTQVSKTFQTTKQATWHPAHCEPWELANRTHLNPGSPGGRVYHIVLQRRGNEPQTWQPGDIAEVTPVHAPQRIEGLLQQLGEDGQATVVHNGQECSLRTRLAESELPDVTECRGLKAQGIADRLQLQPLKNRDYSIASIPADGRLELVVRKFVRSDGSTGVCSDWLCEQANLQQTIQVRIRSNPSFHPPELSVPLILIGNGTGIAGLRGHIKHRSASQQSGRSTGDLWLLFGERSAAHDFHFKSEIEKWQNQGVLDRVDIAFSRDQEERIYVQHKLSRFANELKSWVASGAAIYVCGSQQGMAPEVDQVLRETLGDGEVDRMLASGRYRRDVY, encoded by the coding sequence ATGACGGACAAGCCCCCGCTGAAGATCTCACCAGCCACCATCGGCAACGCTACGGCGTTGCTGTTGTTGGCCGGGGTCATGCTGCTATTCCTTCCCCTCACCAAGGGAAATTGGTGGATTGCATCCCCGCCTCAGGAACGCTGGTGGATCGCATGCGGGGTATTGATCCTTTATATCGGCCTCTGCCGTTGGTCTTTTCGCAAACGCCCCAATCGACGCACTAGCGAATCCTTATCAGGCCGCGACCGCGAAGCCGTGCTGGTCGCCTACGCCAGCCAGTCGGGATTCGCCTATGAACTAGCCGAACAGACCGCGAACTCATTGCGATCGGGCGGCATCGCGACGCACCTTGTCGCACTGGAGCAAATCAACCGGCAACAACTGGAAGAGGGAGGCAGGTTACTGCTATTAGCCAGCACCACCGGTGAAGGAGATCCCCCAGACCACACCCATTCGTTTGTCCGCGATGTTCTGGGCGATTCGGTAGACCTTGCCTCTTTAGAATTCGGTTTACTGGCGATCGGCGACCGTGCCTACGAACAATTCTGTGCATTCGGGCATCGCTTAAATCAATGGCTGTGCGACCAAAACGCTCAACCGTTATTCGATTTGATCGAAGTCGACAATGCCGATCCGGTGGCCCTTCAACAGTGGCAAACCCAGGTATCCAAAACCTTTCAAACCACCAAGCAGGCAACCTGGCATCCCGCCCACTGCGAACCTTGGGAATTAGCAAACCGAACGCACCTCAATCCGGGCAGTCCCGGCGGGCGTGTCTACCACATCGTCTTGCAACGCCGCGGCAACGAACCTCAAACCTGGCAACCCGGTGATATCGCCGAAGTCACGCCAGTGCACGCTCCCCAGCGAATCGAAGGGCTTCTGCAGCAATTAGGTGAAGACGGGCAGGCTACCGTTGTCCACAACGGTCAAGAGTGCAGCTTGCGAACACGGCTGGCCGAATCCGAACTTCCAGACGTTACCGAGTGCCGAGGCCTGAAAGCACAGGGAATCGCCGATCGTCTTCAACTTCAACCGTTAAAAAACCGGGACTACTCGATCGCTTCCATTCCCGCCGACGGACGACTGGAATTGGTCGTCCGAAAATTTGTCCGCAGCGACGGAAGCACGGGCGTATGCAGTGACTGGTTGTGCGAACAAGCGAACTTGCAGCAAACCATCCAAGTACGCATTCGTAGCAACCCCAGCTTTCATCCTCCCGAATTAAGCGTCCCTTTGATCCTGATCGGAAACGGCACCGGCATCGCGGGACTGCGAGGGCACATTAAGCACCGCTCAGCTTCCCAGCAGAGCGGCCGATCGACGGGGGACCTATGGCTGCTGTTCGGCGAACGATCTGCAGCGCATGATTTTCACTTCAAATCGGAAATCGAAAAGTGGCAAAACCAAGGCGTTTTGGATCGTGTTGACATCGCTTTTTCTCGCGATCAAGAAGAACGCATTTACGTTCAGCACAAACTGTCACGTTTCGCGAACGAACTAAAATCCTGGGTGGCGAGTGGGGCAGCGATCTACGTCTGCGGCAGCCAGCAGGGGATGGCTCCGGAAGTCGACCAAGTGCTCCGCGAGACATTAGGGGATGGCGAAGTCGATCGGATGTTAGCTTCGGGACGGTATCGCCGCGACGTTTACTGA